A single region of the Brachypodium distachyon strain Bd21 chromosome 3, Brachypodium_distachyon_v3.0, whole genome shotgun sequence genome encodes:
- the LOC100836362 gene encoding glycine-rich protein 5: MKASTFALFFFLLLTFAFQGTWCAATAERRSNLVDAARRHLRPHLQVQGFHGVKGKKLLEIQSPRKLGAGHMGGGGPGGGAGGGGGGGRNTGGGAANTRPHSTKNAGAVALPAPVTSILALVFSSAILLSALI; the protein is encoded by the exons ATGAAGGCAAGTACTTttgctctcttcttcttcctcctcctcacctttGCCTTCCAGGGCACATGGTGTGCAGCAACAGCTGAAAGAAGAAGCAACTTGGTTGATGCAGCTCGTCGTCATCTCAGGCCTCATCTCCAGGTTCAGGGATTTCATG GAGTCAAAGGCAAGAAGCTCTTGGAAATACAGAGTCCAAGGAAGCTTGGGGCTGGGCacatgggcggcggcggccccggcggcggggcgggcggcggcggtggcggcgggaggaacaccggcggcggcgcggccaacaCGAGGCCGCACAGCACCAAGAACGCCGGTGCGGTGGCGCTGCCGGCTCCGGTGACCTCCATCCTGGCGCTGGTTTTCTCCTCTGCCATTCTTCTCTCGGCGTTGATCTGA